A genomic window from Blastococcus saxobsidens DD2 includes:
- the pdxS gene encoding pyridoxal 5'-phosphate synthase lyase subunit PdxS: MAANSDQAKPATGTDRVKRGMAEQLKGGVIMDVVTPEQARIAEDAGAVAVMALERVPADIRAQGGIARMSDPDMVQGIIDAVSIPVMAKARIGHFVEAQVLQSLGVDYIDESEVLSPADEAHHIDKHAFTVPFVCGATDLGEALRRIAEGAAMIRSKGEAGTGNVVEATRHMRALRAGIKRLGTLDETELFVAAKELRAPHDLVVEVARLGALPVVLFTAGGIATPADAAMMMQLGAQGVFVGSGIFKSGDPAQRAAAIVQATTFFDDPDVIAKVSRGLGEAMVGINVSTLPESERYATRGW; encoded by the coding sequence GTGGCAGCGAACTCCGACCAGGCGAAGCCCGCCACCGGCACCGACCGCGTGAAGCGCGGCATGGCCGAGCAGCTCAAGGGCGGCGTCATCATGGACGTCGTCACCCCCGAGCAGGCGAGGATCGCGGAGGACGCCGGCGCGGTCGCCGTCATGGCGCTGGAGCGGGTGCCCGCGGACATCCGGGCGCAGGGCGGCATCGCGCGCATGAGCGACCCCGACATGGTCCAGGGGATCATCGACGCGGTCTCCATCCCCGTGATGGCCAAGGCCCGCATCGGCCACTTCGTCGAGGCTCAGGTGCTGCAGTCGCTCGGCGTCGACTACATCGACGAGTCCGAGGTGCTCAGCCCCGCCGACGAGGCCCACCACATCGACAAGCACGCGTTCACGGTGCCGTTCGTCTGCGGCGCCACCGACCTCGGCGAGGCCCTGCGGCGCATCGCCGAAGGGGCGGCGATGATCCGCTCCAAGGGGGAGGCGGGCACCGGCAACGTCGTGGAGGCCACCCGGCACATGCGGGCGCTGCGCGCCGGCATCAAGCGGCTGGGCACCCTGGACGAGACCGAGCTCTTCGTCGCGGCCAAGGAGCTGCGCGCCCCCCACGACCTGGTGGTCGAGGTGGCCCGGCTCGGTGCGCTGCCGGTCGTGCTCTTCACCGCCGGCGGCATCGCCACCCCGGCGGACGCGGCGATGATGATGCAGCTCGGCGCCCAGGGCGTGTTCGTGGGCTCCGGCATCTTCAAGTCCGGCGACCCGGCCCAGCGCGCGGCGGCCATCGTGCAGGCGACGACCTTCTTCGACGACCCCGACGTGATCGCCAAGGTGTCCCGCGGCCTGGGCGAGGCCATGGTCGGCATCAACGTCTCGACGCTGCCCGAGAGCGAGCGGTACGCCACCCGCGGGTGGTGA
- the pgsA gene encoding phosphatidylinositol phosphate synthase, whose product MLGVNARPVVAKVVNPLAVRLARAGVTPDMVTVTGTVGAVAASVGLIATGHLFWGAFAVTVFVLLDMLDGALARLRGGGSVFGAVLDSTGDRAADAAIFGALVWWYSGAGDNRLLVLLALLCLVLGVLTSYIKARAEGMGLSCDVGVVERTERLILVLVGTGFTGLGIPYAVDVALWVLLVGSAVTVGQRVLAVKRAAAGRGIGS is encoded by the coding sequence GTGCTCGGCGTCAACGCCCGCCCGGTGGTGGCCAAGGTGGTGAACCCGCTGGCCGTCCGCCTGGCCCGCGCCGGGGTCACGCCGGACATGGTCACGGTCACGGGCACCGTCGGCGCCGTCGCCGCGTCCGTGGGCCTGATCGCCACCGGTCACCTGTTCTGGGGCGCGTTCGCCGTCACGGTCTTCGTGCTGCTGGACATGCTCGACGGCGCGCTGGCCCGGCTGCGCGGTGGCGGATCGGTGTTCGGTGCGGTCCTGGACTCCACCGGTGACCGGGCCGCGGACGCCGCCATCTTCGGCGCGCTCGTCTGGTGGTACTCCGGTGCCGGCGACAACCGCCTGCTGGTGCTGCTGGCACTGCTGTGCCTGGTGCTCGGCGTGCTCACCTCCTACATCAAGGCCCGCGCCGAGGGCATGGGGCTGTCCTGCGACGTCGGGGTGGTGGAGCGCACCGAGCGGCTGATCCTGGTCCTCGTCGGCACCGGTTTCACGGGCCTCGGCATCCCGTATGCCGTGGACGTGGCGCTGTGGGTGCTGCTCGTCGGGAGTGCTGTCACCGTGGGGCAGCGCGTGCTGGCGGTGAAGCGCGCCGCTGCGGGCCGGGGGATCGGGTCGTGA
- the secD gene encoding protein translocase subunit SecD, producing the protein MANRSLPAGRYFGAFALILALLYGLVFFTGDTRTPQLGLDLRGGTTVTLTARTPDGAAPAPEDLELARRIIEQRVNGLGVAEAEVVTEGDSNIVISVPGDDGEQARELGATAQLRLRPVVQGPAPAAPAEEPAEGEEPAEGEEPTDTDGPVEDPALPDENAPVVTQEEAAAAFASLTCAAENITGDVARPDSFVAACSTDGTVKYLLGPTLIEGTEIDDAGAATDPTDGSWVVLLDFRSEGRATWAAYTAANIGSNVAFTLDGRVISAPTIQAAINGQTTISGDFDQESATELANQLRYGALPLSFTQATAQSISTELGEEQLQAGLIAGALGIALVFVYALIYYRLLGLVMIASLALSAVVVYACLIILGREIGFTLSLAGIAGFIVSIGITADSFVVYFERLKDEIREGRSLRSAVPRAWVRARRTILSADAVSFLAAAILYVLAIGDVKGFAFTLGMSTVLDLIVVFLFTHPLMAVLSRVKGFGRNRFSGLGRVEHTRRPAGAPDRGRELVGATSGNGRQDRSTS; encoded by the coding sequence GTGGCCAACCGCTCGCTCCCCGCGGGGCGCTACTTCGGCGCCTTCGCGCTGATCCTCGCCCTGCTCTACGGGCTCGTCTTCTTCACCGGAGACACCCGCACCCCACAGCTCGGACTCGACCTGCGGGGTGGCACGACGGTGACCCTCACCGCACGGACGCCCGACGGTGCGGCGCCGGCCCCCGAGGACCTCGAGCTGGCCCGCCGCATCATCGAGCAGCGGGTCAACGGCCTCGGCGTCGCCGAGGCCGAGGTGGTCACCGAAGGTGACTCCAACATCGTCATCTCCGTCCCCGGCGACGACGGCGAGCAGGCCCGGGAACTGGGTGCCACCGCCCAACTGCGTCTCCGGCCGGTGGTCCAGGGTCCCGCCCCGGCCGCGCCGGCCGAGGAGCCGGCCGAGGGCGAGGAGCCGGCCGAGGGCGAGGAGCCCACGGACACCGACGGGCCCGTGGAGGATCCGGCGCTGCCCGACGAGAACGCCCCCGTGGTCACCCAGGAAGAGGCCGCCGCGGCCTTCGCCTCCCTGACCTGCGCGGCGGAGAACATCACCGGCGACGTCGCCCGGCCGGACTCCTTCGTGGCGGCGTGCAGCACCGACGGCACCGTCAAGTACCTGCTCGGTCCCACGCTCATCGAGGGCACCGAGATCGATGACGCCGGCGCCGCCACCGACCCCACCGACGGCAGCTGGGTGGTCCTGCTGGACTTCCGGTCCGAAGGGCGCGCGACCTGGGCGGCCTACACCGCCGCGAACATCGGCTCCAACGTCGCCTTCACCCTGGACGGCCGGGTCATCTCCGCGCCGACCATCCAGGCCGCCATCAACGGTCAGACCACCATCTCGGGTGACTTCGACCAGGAGTCGGCCACCGAGCTGGCCAACCAGCTGCGCTACGGCGCGCTGCCGCTGTCCTTCACCCAGGCGACGGCGCAGTCGATCTCCACCGAGCTGGGCGAGGAGCAGCTGCAGGCCGGCCTGATCGCCGGTGCCCTCGGCATCGCCCTGGTCTTCGTGTACGCGCTGATCTACTACCGGCTGCTGGGGCTGGTGATGATCGCCAGCCTCGCGCTGTCGGCGGTGGTCGTGTACGCCTGCCTGATCATCCTGGGCCGGGAGATCGGGTTCACGCTGAGCCTCGCCGGCATCGCCGGGTTCATCGTCTCCATCGGCATCACCGCCGACTCCTTCGTCGTCTACTTCGAACGACTCAAAGACGAGATCCGCGAAGGCCGCTCGCTGCGGTCGGCCGTTCCGCGGGCCTGGGTCCGCGCGCGGCGCACGATCCTGTCCGCCGACGCGGTCAGCTTCCTGGCGGCGGCGATCCTGTACGTGCTGGCGATCGGCGACGTGAAGGGCTTCGCCTTCACCCTCGGCATGTCGACCGTGCTCGACCTGATCGTCGTCTTCCTCTTCACCCACCCGCTCATGGCCGTGCTGTCCCGGGTCAAGGGCTTCGGCAGGAACCGGTTCTCCGGGCTGGGGCGCGTCGAGCACACCCGCCGCCCCGCGGGGGCGCCGGACCGCGGCCGGGAACTCGTCGGCGCCACCAGCGGCAACGGCCGCCAGGACAGGAGCACCTCATGA
- the ruvA gene encoding Holliday junction branch migration protein RuvA — MIASVSGRVAAVSPDGAVVEVGGIGLAVQCTPGTIARLRVGEAARLATSLVVREDSLTLYGFADDDERQLFELLQTANGVGPRLAQAVLAIHPPREVRRAVSTADVKALMQVSGIGKKGAERLILELRDRLGSTSTDTTLDAPAGLSQVTPVAPWRDQLSSALAGLGWSAKEAEGAVAELAPVADAQIAATGGVEVAVLLRQALQLLGRS, encoded by the coding sequence GTGATCGCCAGTGTGAGTGGCCGGGTCGCCGCGGTCAGCCCGGACGGCGCGGTGGTCGAGGTCGGGGGGATCGGCCTCGCGGTGCAGTGCACCCCCGGCACGATCGCCCGGCTGCGGGTGGGCGAGGCTGCCCGGCTGGCCACCAGCCTCGTGGTGCGGGAGGACTCGCTCACCCTCTACGGCTTCGCCGACGACGACGAGCGCCAGCTGTTCGAACTGCTGCAGACGGCGAACGGCGTGGGCCCGCGGCTGGCCCAGGCCGTCCTGGCCATCCACCCGCCGCGGGAGGTCCGCCGCGCCGTCTCGACGGCCGACGTCAAGGCGCTCATGCAGGTGTCCGGCATCGGGAAGAAGGGCGCCGAGCGGCTGATCCTGGAGCTGCGCGACCGGCTCGGGTCCACCAGCACCGACACCACGCTGGACGCGCCCGCCGGGCTGTCGCAGGTGACGCCGGTCGCCCCGTGGCGGGACCAGCTCTCCTCCGCCCTGGCGGGTCTCGGGTGGTCGGCCAAGGAAGCGGAGGGCGCAGTGGCCGAGCTCGCCCCGGTGGCCGACGCGCAGATCGCCGCCACCGGCGGTGTCGAGGTGGCCGTCCTGCTGCGGCAGGCGCTCCAGCTGCTGGGCAGGTCATGA
- a CDS encoding glycosyltransferase family 4 protein, protein MRIGLVCPYRWDVPGGVQYHVRDLAETLRSMGHHVEILTPAEREESLTDPCITFAGRTVPVPYNGSMAGLQFGPVSAARVRRWLRDGRFDVVHVHEPATPSVSLLVCMIATGPIVATFHAATTRSKWLAAVGPMARPWLEKISGRIAVSDFARRVQVEHLGGDAVILPNGVHVPFFADGPGLPGHGGAGHPPTIGFLGRYDEPRKGLPVLLRALRSVVEEHPDVRLLVAGRGDAGELWRLVGEELRPSVTLLGEISEADKAALLRSVDVYCAPNLLGESFGVILIEAMAAGAPIVASDLDAFGRVLDDGAAGVLVPRGDAAALGRALCDLLADPERREALAARGAEVAARYDWQVLTRRILAVYETVLPPGGGVVTAAPEDDFPAVPPTGTAARPPRIRRVRR, encoded by the coding sequence ATGCGCATCGGCCTGGTCTGCCCGTACCGGTGGGACGTCCCCGGCGGCGTCCAGTACCACGTCCGCGACCTCGCCGAGACGCTGCGATCCATGGGTCACCACGTCGAGATCCTCACGCCGGCCGAGCGGGAGGAGTCGCTCACCGACCCCTGCATCACCTTCGCCGGCCGCACCGTCCCGGTGCCCTACAACGGCTCGATGGCCGGACTCCAGTTCGGCCCGGTGTCAGCCGCCCGGGTGCGGCGCTGGCTGCGTGACGGGCGGTTCGACGTCGTCCACGTGCACGAGCCGGCCACGCCGTCGGTGTCGCTGCTGGTCTGCATGATCGCCACCGGGCCGATCGTGGCGACCTTCCATGCGGCGACGACCCGGTCGAAGTGGCTCGCCGCTGTCGGCCCCATGGCGCGGCCGTGGCTGGAGAAGATCAGCGGCCGGATCGCCGTCTCGGACTTCGCCCGGCGGGTGCAGGTCGAGCACCTCGGCGGCGACGCGGTCATCCTGCCCAACGGGGTGCACGTGCCGTTCTTCGCCGATGGGCCGGGCCTGCCCGGTCATGGCGGCGCCGGCCACCCGCCGACGATCGGCTTCCTCGGCAGGTACGACGAGCCGCGCAAGGGGCTGCCCGTCCTGCTCCGCGCCCTGCGCTCCGTGGTCGAGGAGCACCCGGACGTGCGGTTGCTCGTCGCCGGCCGGGGCGACGCCGGCGAGCTGTGGCGGCTGGTGGGGGAGGAGCTGCGTCCCTCCGTCACGCTGCTCGGTGAGATCTCCGAGGCGGACAAGGCCGCGCTCCTCCGCTCGGTCGACGTCTACTGCGCGCCCAATCTGCTCGGCGAGTCGTTCGGCGTGATCCTCATCGAGGCGATGGCCGCGGGGGCGCCGATCGTCGCCAGCGACCTGGACGCGTTCGGGCGGGTGCTGGACGACGGCGCGGCCGGTGTGCTCGTGCCCCGTGGGGACGCCGCCGCCCTCGGCCGGGCCCTGTGCGACCTGCTCGCCGACCCGGAGCGCCGCGAGGCGCTCGCCGCCCGGGGGGCGGAGGTGGCCGCGCGCTACGACTGGCAGGTCCTCACCCGGCGCATCCTCGCCGTCTACGAGACCGTGCTGCCCCCGGGGGGCGGAGTGGTGACGGCGGCCCCCGAGGACGACTTCCCGGCGGTGCCGCCGACGGGCACCGCGGCGCGACCTCCCCGCATCCGGCGGGTCCGCCGCTAG
- a CDS encoding phosphatidylinositol mannoside acyltransferase codes for MSGSRQDLQARLPDAGYAAGWRAVRMLPEPVARRLFERAGDWATHREGTGVRQLRANLRIVTGGRLGEPELDDLTRRAMRSYARYWQEAFRLPTLGIERIRRDTEVPGAELIRRARSAGRGVVLALPHSGNWDSAGAWLTDWLGGPFLTVAERLQPESLYRRFLEYRESLGMRVVPLTGGPRPSSEVVRQWLADGGVACLLVDRNLGGGGVPVTFFGRPALMPSGAALLAARTGAALLPAVGRFDGAGWRVQVHPEVPVADRSRTGATVAMQGVADAFTAGIAERPEDWHMLGRIWPDVPPDPPRRGRGVTA; via the coding sequence GTGAGCGGCTCCCGCCAGGACCTGCAGGCGCGGCTGCCCGACGCCGGTTACGCGGCCGGCTGGCGGGCGGTGCGGATGCTGCCCGAACCGGTCGCGCGCCGCCTGTTCGAGCGGGCCGGTGACTGGGCCACCCATCGCGAGGGCACCGGGGTCCGGCAGCTGCGGGCCAACCTGCGGATCGTCACCGGCGGGCGGCTGGGCGAACCCGAGCTGGACGACCTCACCCGCCGCGCGATGCGCTCCTACGCGCGCTACTGGCAGGAGGCCTTCCGGCTACCCACGCTCGGGATCGAGCGGATCCGGCGGGACACGGAGGTTCCCGGTGCGGAGCTCATCCGACGGGCACGCAGTGCGGGCCGCGGCGTGGTGCTGGCCCTGCCGCACAGCGGCAACTGGGATTCCGCCGGTGCCTGGCTCACCGATTGGCTCGGCGGCCCGTTCCTCACCGTGGCCGAGCGGCTGCAGCCCGAATCGCTCTACCGGCGCTTCCTGGAGTACCGCGAATCCCTCGGCATGCGGGTCGTCCCGCTGACCGGCGGGCCGCGGCCGAGCTCGGAGGTGGTCCGTCAGTGGCTCGCCGACGGCGGGGTGGCGTGCCTGCTGGTCGACCGGAACCTCGGTGGCGGTGGCGTGCCCGTCACCTTCTTCGGCCGTCCCGCACTGATGCCGAGCGGGGCCGCCCTGCTGGCGGCTCGTACCGGTGCCGCCCTGCTGCCCGCGGTCGGCCGGTTCGACGGCGCCGGTTGGCGGGTGCAGGTCCACCCGGAGGTGCCCGTGGCCGACAGGTCCCGCACCGGGGCGACCGTCGCCATGCAGGGCGTCGCCGACGCGTTCACCGCCGGCATCGCCGAGCGGCCCGAGGACTGGCACATGCTGGGCCGCATCTGGCCCGACGTGCCGCCCGACCCGCCGCGGCGGGGCCGGGGAGTGACCGCCTGA
- the pdxT gene encoding pyridoxal 5'-phosphate synthase glutaminase subunit PdxT: MTGRVGDGTVGVPVVGVLALQGDVREHVSALRAEGADARPVRRPEELADVDGIVLPGGESTTMAKLAARSGLLEPLREALRAGLPAYGTCAGMILLADRLVDAPPGQPTVGGLDITVRRNAFGRQVDSFESGVELAGVDGGPLQAVFIRAPWVEEAGPGVEVLGRVVGGAADGRIVAVRQGNVVATSFHPELTGDRRVHALFVDVVRRHLAEQAGSVQSEHAGDERGYTP, from the coding sequence GTGACCGGGCGGGTGGGGGACGGCACGGTCGGCGTCCCTGTCGTCGGGGTGCTCGCCCTCCAGGGCGACGTCCGCGAGCATGTGTCCGCGCTGCGCGCCGAAGGCGCCGACGCCCGTCCCGTCCGGCGTCCGGAGGAACTGGCCGACGTCGACGGGATCGTGCTGCCCGGTGGTGAGTCGACCACCATGGCCAAGCTCGCCGCCCGCTCCGGGCTCCTCGAGCCGCTGCGCGAGGCGCTGCGGGCGGGCCTGCCGGCCTACGGCACGTGCGCCGGCATGATCCTGCTGGCCGACCGCCTGGTCGACGCCCCGCCCGGGCAGCCGACGGTGGGAGGCCTGGACATCACGGTGCGCCGCAACGCCTTCGGCCGGCAGGTGGACTCGTTCGAGTCGGGGGTCGAGCTGGCGGGCGTCGACGGTGGCCCGTTGCAGGCGGTCTTCATCCGGGCGCCGTGGGTCGAGGAGGCCGGACCCGGGGTCGAGGTCCTCGGCCGGGTCGTCGGCGGTGCGGCCGACGGTAGGATCGTCGCGGTCCGCCAGGGGAACGTGGTGGCCACCAGCTTCCACCCCGAACTGACCGGGGACCGCCGGGTGCACGCGCTGTTCGTCGACGTCGTGCGTCGACATCTGGCCGAGCAGGCCGGCAGCGTTCAGAGCGAGCACGCCGGGGACGAGAGGGGATATACGCCGTGA
- a CDS encoding HIT family protein yields the protein MSAPGRGGDGTEPYRVAVSSDDGGPTAVFEHLWTPYRMAYIRGEGKPTGAHDCPFCVIPTLGDEDGLVVARGTTVFAVLNLYPYNAGHLMLVPYRHVPDYTDLTIEEVAELGAFTQTAMRTIRTVAGAHGFNIGMNQGSVAGAGIADHLHQHAVPRWGGDTNFMPVVGLTRVLPQVLRETRDLLAAAWSDHAGSSAHPTTPTEI from the coding sequence ATGAGCGCCCCGGGAAGGGGAGGCGACGGCACCGAGCCGTACCGGGTGGCCGTGTCCTCCGACGACGGCGGCCCGACCGCGGTGTTCGAGCACCTGTGGACCCCGTACCGGATGGCCTACATCCGCGGCGAGGGCAAGCCCACCGGCGCCCACGACTGCCCGTTCTGCGTCATCCCCACCCTCGGTGACGAGGACGGGCTGGTGGTGGCCCGCGGGACGACGGTCTTCGCCGTCCTCAACCTGTACCCGTACAACGCCGGCCACCTGATGCTGGTCCCGTACCGGCACGTGCCCGACTACACCGACCTCACCATCGAGGAGGTCGCCGAGCTCGGGGCCTTCACTCAGACGGCGATGCGCACCATCCGCACGGTCGCCGGCGCGCACGGGTTCAACATCGGCATGAACCAGGGCTCGGTGGCCGGCGCGGGCATCGCCGACCACCTGCACCAGCACGCCGTCCCGCGGTGGGGCGGGGACACCAACTTCATGCCGGTCGTGGGCCTGACCCGCGTGCTGCCGCAGGTGCTGCGCGAGACCCGCGACCTGCTCGCGGCCGCCTGGTCCGACCACGCCGGGTCCTCCGCCCACCCCACCACCCCGACGGAGATCTGA
- the ruvB gene encoding Holliday junction branch migration DNA helicase RuvB, producing the protein MAPEWSVSPQAGDEERVVESALRPHSLDDFIGQPKVARQLALVLEGAKRRGRTPDHVLLSGPPGLGKTSLALIIGSELGTSVKITSGPAIERSGDLAAMLSNLAPGDVLFIDEIHRIARPAEELLYMAMEDFRVDVVVGKGPGATAIPLEINPFTLVGATTRAGLLTGPLRDRFGFVGQMEFYEPADLQRVLARSAALLGVELTDEGSVEIAGRSRGTPRIANRLLRRVRDYAEVEADGRVTRAVAEAALALYDVDHLGLDRLDRAVLEALVGKFGGGPVGVATLAVAVGEEPHTVEEVCEPFLVRAGLLARTPRGRVATEAAWQHLGRPVPRGGVPLGRVTADPPVPGSSSQALFDA; encoded by the coding sequence CTGGCGCCGGAGTGGTCGGTCTCGCCGCAGGCCGGTGACGAGGAGCGGGTGGTCGAATCGGCCCTCCGACCGCACTCGCTGGACGACTTCATCGGCCAGCCCAAGGTGGCCCGTCAGCTCGCGCTGGTGCTCGAGGGGGCCAAGCGGCGGGGCCGCACCCCCGACCACGTCCTGCTCTCCGGCCCGCCGGGGCTCGGCAAGACGAGCCTGGCGCTGATCATCGGCTCGGAGCTGGGCACCTCGGTGAAGATCACCAGCGGTCCGGCCATCGAGCGGTCGGGCGACCTGGCGGCGATGCTGTCCAACCTCGCACCCGGTGACGTGCTGTTCATCGACGAGATCCACCGCATCGCCCGCCCGGCCGAGGAACTGCTCTACATGGCGATGGAGGACTTCCGGGTCGACGTCGTCGTCGGGAAGGGCCCGGGGGCGACGGCGATCCCGCTGGAGATCAACCCGTTCACGCTCGTCGGTGCCACCACCCGCGCCGGGCTGCTCACCGGCCCGCTGCGCGACCGGTTCGGCTTCGTCGGGCAGATGGAGTTCTACGAGCCGGCCGACCTGCAGCGGGTGCTCGCCCGCAGCGCGGCCCTCCTCGGGGTGGAGCTGACCGACGAGGGGTCTGTCGAGATCGCCGGGCGGTCCCGCGGCACCCCGCGGATCGCCAACCGGCTGCTGCGGCGGGTGCGCGACTACGCCGAGGTGGAGGCCGACGGCCGGGTCACCCGGGCGGTGGCCGAGGCGGCGCTGGCGCTCTACGACGTCGACCACCTGGGCCTGGACCGGCTGGACCGGGCGGTGCTCGAGGCGCTGGTCGGAAAGTTCGGCGGCGGTCCGGTCGGCGTCGCCACCCTCGCCGTCGCGGTGGGGGAGGAGCCGCACACCGTCGAGGAGGTGTGCGAGCCGTTCCTCGTGCGCGCCGGGCTCCTGGCCCGGACGCCCCGCGGCCGGGTGGCCACCGAGGCGGCGTGGCAGCACCTGGGCCGCCCGGTGCCGCGGGGCGGCGTCCCCCTCGGTCGGGTCACAGCAGACCCACCGGTCCCGGGGTCGTCGTCACAAGCTCTGTTCGACGCCTAG
- a CDS encoding YebC/PmpR family DNA-binding transcriptional regulator yields the protein MSGHSKWATTKHKKAGIDAKRGKLFAKLIKNIEVAARTGGGDPAGNPTLFDAIQKAKKSSVPNDNIDRAVKRGAGLEAGGVDYQGITYEGYAAGGVAVLVECLTDNKNRSAMEVRTAMTRNGGSMADPGSVSYLFSRKGVVVVPAAGHTEDDVLMAVLDAGAEEVRDLGDTFEVVSEPGDMVAVRTALQEAGIEYDSADMGFLPSVQVELDADGAAKVFKLIDALEDLDDVQNVYANYDVSDEVMEQVTADA from the coding sequence GTGAGCGGCCATTCCAAGTGGGCGACGACCAAGCACAAGAAGGCCGGGATCGACGCCAAGCGCGGCAAGCTCTTCGCCAAGCTGATCAAGAACATCGAGGTCGCGGCCCGCACCGGCGGCGGCGACCCGGCCGGCAACCCGACGCTCTTCGACGCCATCCAGAAGGCCAAGAAGAGCTCGGTGCCCAACGACAACATCGACCGGGCGGTCAAGCGCGGCGCCGGGCTCGAGGCCGGCGGCGTCGACTACCAGGGCATCACCTACGAGGGCTATGCCGCGGGTGGTGTCGCCGTCCTCGTCGAGTGCCTCACCGACAACAAGAACCGGTCGGCCATGGAGGTCCGCACCGCCATGACGCGCAACGGCGGCTCGATGGCGGACCCGGGCTCGGTCTCCTACCTCTTCTCCCGCAAGGGCGTCGTCGTGGTGCCGGCCGCCGGCCACACCGAGGACGACGTGCTGATGGCCGTGCTCGATGCCGGCGCCGAGGAGGTCCGGGACCTGGGGGACACCTTCGAGGTGGTCAGCGAGCCCGGCGACATGGTGGCGGTGCGGACCGCCCTGCAGGAGGCCGGCATCGAGTACGACTCGGCCGACATGGGTTTCCTGCCCAGCGTGCAGGTGGAGCTGGACGCCGACGGCGCGGCCAAGGTGTTCAAGCTGATCGACGCCCTCGAGGACCTCGACGACGTGCAGAACGTCTACGCGAACTACGACGTGTCCGACGAGGTCATGGAGCAGGTCACCGCCGACGCCTGA
- the ruvC gene encoding crossover junction endodeoxyribonuclease RuvC, with protein sequence MRVLGIDPGLTRCGWGVVDGRPGARPTAVGVGVVRTMPELDVELRLLELHTAVTALLREHRPDVVAIERVFTQNNRGTATGTAQAAGVAALAAAQADRPVAWHTPSEVKAAISGNGRADKEQVTLMVTRVLGLAAAPKPADAADALALAVCHAWRGPAQQRLRSAAIAGGLGAPVVQRTLPRWQGVAAR encoded by the coding sequence ATGCGGGTGCTCGGTATCGACCCGGGCCTCACCCGATGCGGGTGGGGAGTGGTCGACGGTCGTCCCGGCGCGCGGCCGACGGCGGTGGGCGTGGGCGTCGTCCGCACCATGCCGGAGCTCGACGTCGAGCTGCGGCTGCTGGAGCTGCACACCGCGGTCACCGCGCTGCTGCGCGAGCACCGCCCCGACGTCGTGGCCATCGAGCGGGTGTTCACCCAGAACAACCGGGGCACCGCCACCGGCACCGCCCAGGCCGCGGGGGTCGCCGCCCTCGCCGCGGCCCAGGCCGACCGGCCGGTCGCCTGGCACACCCCCAGCGAGGTCAAGGCAGCCATCTCCGGCAACGGCCGCGCGGACAAGGAGCAGGTCACGCTCATGGTCACCCGGGTCCTCGGTCTCGCCGCCGCGCCCAAGCCGGCCGACGCCGCCGATGCGCTGGCACTGGCGGTCTGCCACGCCTGGCGCGGGCCCGCGCAGCAGCGGCTGCGCAGCGCCGCGATCGCCGGCGGCCTCGGGGCCCCCGTCGTGCAGCGGACGCTGCCGCGCTGGCAGGGGGTGGCGGCCCGATGA
- the yajC gene encoding preprotein translocase subunit YajC — protein sequence MEYFPLIMLAVLAVVLFVLPARQRKKVQAQTAAMQASLEIGTPVMTTSGLHATVAGLAEKTIDLEIAPGVVVTFARQAILEIRRPADAATAVDDPSRPADGTV from the coding sequence GTGGAGTACTTCCCGCTGATCATGCTGGCCGTGCTGGCCGTCGTCCTCTTCGTGCTGCCCGCCCGGCAGCGCAAGAAGGTGCAGGCGCAGACCGCCGCCATGCAGGCCTCCCTCGAGATCGGCACGCCGGTCATGACGACGAGCGGTCTGCACGCGACGGTCGCCGGGCTGGCCGAGAAGACGATCGACCTGGAGATCGCTCCCGGCGTCGTCGTGACCTTCGCCCGCCAGGCGATCCTCGAGATCCGCCGCCCGGCCGACGCGGCGACGGCGGTCGACGACCCCTCGCGCCCGGCCGACGGCACCGTCTGA